In a single window of the Olivibacter sp. SDN3 genome:
- a CDS encoding M28 family metallopeptidase: MKRTLYYLLSFALPVFFACSSEQQNTAATDSLALQSITEAGFEKYVRELSHDSLEGRKPFTQGEEKTLRYLQRAFTEVGLSPGNGDSFFQEVPMVEITSAPPSVFSFTGPKGTLDFKLLDEVVLGSRRVQPSIDVKASEVVFAGFGIVAPEFNWNDYEGLDVKGKTVVVMVNDPGYYDENLFKGKNMTYYGRWTYKFEEAARQGATGALIIHDTGAASYGWHVVRSGWSGPQLNLQTEDNGASRAAFEGWLSADAAKQLFAFAGIADQALEQAKKPGFKAVDLGVKTGLSIKQETKKSVSNNVVAKIEGTERPDEYIIYSAHWDHLGIGEAIAGDSIYNGAVDNATGVAGLLEIAKGFKAASAAPERSILFIALTGEEEGLLGSEYYATHPIYPLAKTVANINMDAMAPMAKTNDITIVGQGQSEMDDYAERAAKKQDRITAPPADLTNGWFYRSDHFNFAKVGVPALYPATGDDVIGQGADFGQTQKAEYNKSRYHQPGDEYDDTWKLDGIIADLHLLFDVGYTLSMESTFPKWKEGSEFKAAGDKR; this comes from the coding sequence ATGAAGCGAACCTTATACTACTTATTATCTTTTGCCCTACCGGTGTTTTTTGCCTGTAGCAGTGAGCAACAAAATACAGCGGCAACAGACTCCCTTGCTTTACAAAGCATTACCGAAGCTGGTTTCGAAAAATATGTTAGAGAACTATCACATGATAGTTTAGAAGGTAGAAAACCTTTTACCCAGGGTGAAGAAAAAACACTTCGCTATTTACAGCGAGCTTTCACGGAGGTCGGCTTATCTCCCGGTAATGGCGATAGCTTTTTTCAAGAAGTCCCTATGGTAGAGATAACCTCTGCACCTCCTTCTGTATTTTCATTCACAGGACCAAAAGGGACACTTGACTTTAAGCTCCTTGACGAAGTGGTTTTAGGAAGCCGACGGGTGCAGCCTTCCATTGACGTGAAAGCGTCGGAAGTTGTTTTTGCTGGATTTGGCATTGTAGCCCCTGAATTCAACTGGAACGACTACGAAGGGCTGGATGTAAAAGGTAAGACAGTGGTGGTCATGGTAAACGATCCGGGTTATTATGACGAAAACCTCTTCAAGGGCAAAAATATGACTTATTATGGCCGATGGACCTATAAGTTTGAAGAGGCGGCACGGCAGGGAGCTACAGGGGCATTAATCATTCACGATACAGGCGCTGCCAGCTACGGATGGCATGTGGTGAGAAGTGGTTGGAGCGGGCCACAACTCAATTTACAGACGGAAGACAACGGTGCTTCGCGAGCTGCATTTGAAGGTTGGTTAAGCGCGGATGCTGCAAAGCAACTTTTTGCCTTTGCAGGAATAGCTGATCAGGCATTGGAGCAAGCGAAGAAGCCCGGATTTAAGGCGGTAGACCTAGGAGTTAAAACTGGTCTTAGCATTAAACAGGAAACGAAGAAATCGGTATCCAACAATGTAGTTGCAAAAATAGAAGGGACTGAGCGCCCGGACGAATATATTATCTATTCAGCACATTGGGATCATTTGGGCATAGGTGAGGCTATAGCTGGCGATTCCATTTATAATGGTGCGGTAGACAATGCCACCGGTGTTGCGGGATTGTTAGAAATAGCGAAAGGATTTAAAGCCGCCTCTGCCGCCCCTGAACGGTCGATCTTGTTCATTGCGCTAACAGGAGAAGAAGAGGGCCTATTAGGTTCTGAATATTATGCTACACATCCGATCTATCCATTAGCCAAAACCGTTGCTAATATTAACATGGATGCCATGGCGCCTATGGCCAAAACCAACGACATCACCATTGTGGGCCAGGGGCAATCGGAGATGGACGACTATGCTGAAAGAGCGGCTAAAAAGCAAGATAGAATAACCGCCCCTCCGGCCGATCTCACCAATGGCTGGTTCTATCGGTCAGACCATTTCAATTTTGCGAAGGTAGGTGTACCTGCTTTATATCCGGCTACAGGCGACGACGTGATTGGTCAGGGAGCCGACTTCGGGCAAACACAAAAAGCCGAATATAATAAAAGTCGATACCATCAGCCGGGCGATGAATACGATGACACCTGGAAGCTCGATGGTATTATAGCCGACCTGCACTTGTTATTTGACGTAGGTTACACTTTAAGCATGGAAAGCACTTTCCCGAAATGGAAAGAAGGATCCGAGTTTAAGGCTGCCGGGGACAAACGGTAG
- a CDS encoding aldo/keto reductase: MEYRRMGRTGLQLSILSFGSWVTFARQVDDGLSDRLMGVAYDAGINFFDNAEVYSRGESEKMMGRVLKAKNWERSSYVVSSKVFFGWKGPDKKTNQHGLSRKHITEACHEALQRLQVEYLDLYYCHRPDKNVPIEEVVRTMNTLIQQGKILYWGTSEWSAAEIVEAHAVAAKLNLEPPAVEQPEYNLFHRQKVEVDYLPIFRNLGMGTTIWSPLASGLLTGKYNDGIPEGSRLALEGYEWLKDKSYTAKKLTSIRNLGRLANDLDTSLASLSIAWTIANPNVSTAILGATKENQLEENLKALEVLPKLTPGKMAKIDEIMGTRPLLPEY; encoded by the coding sequence ATGGAATATAGAAGAATGGGCCGCACAGGCTTACAGTTAAGTATTTTGTCTTTTGGTTCATGGGTAACCTTTGCCCGGCAGGTAGACGATGGGCTCAGTGATCGCTTAATGGGGGTCGCTTACGATGCTGGGATTAATTTTTTTGACAATGCAGAAGTATATTCCCGTGGCGAATCAGAAAAGATGATGGGACGTGTACTGAAAGCTAAAAATTGGGAACGCAGCTCTTACGTGGTTTCCAGTAAAGTATTCTTTGGATGGAAAGGACCAGATAAAAAAACCAATCAGCATGGATTAAGCCGTAAACACATCACCGAAGCCTGCCACGAGGCTTTACAGCGTTTGCAGGTGGAGTACTTGGATCTTTACTATTGTCATCGCCCCGATAAAAACGTACCCATCGAAGAGGTGGTGCGCACCATGAACACACTGATTCAACAAGGTAAAATTCTCTATTGGGGAACCAGCGAATGGAGTGCTGCAGAAATTGTGGAAGCGCATGCGGTGGCTGCAAAGTTGAATCTGGAGCCGCCCGCTGTAGAACAGCCTGAATATAACCTGTTCCATCGACAGAAAGTAGAAGTCGATTACCTGCCTATTTTCCGTAACCTCGGTATGGGTACAACCATTTGGAGTCCGCTGGCATCTGGCTTATTGACCGGGAAATATAACGATGGTATTCCGGAAGGATCACGATTGGCACTGGAAGGATATGAATGGTTGAAAGACAAATCTTATACTGCAAAAAAGCTGACCTCCATCAGAAATTTAGGACGGTTGGCCAATGATCTCGATACTAGTTTGGCAAGCTTATCCATCGCATGGACGATTGCCAATCCCAACGTCTCCACCGCCATTTTAGGAGCTACTAAAGAAAACCAATTGGAAGAAAACCTAAAGGCATTGGAGGTATTACCTAAATTGACACCTGGGAAAATGGCGAAGATTGATGAAATTATGGGAACTAGGCCATTGTTGCCTGAATATTAA
- a CDS encoding DNA gyrase/topoisomerase IV subunit A, translating to MSEELNNNELSGDQQDEDLSHNQSTPLSGLYENWFLDYASYVILDRAVPHINDGLKPVQRRILHSLKEMDDGRFNKAANVIGNTMKYHPHGDASIGDAMVQIGQKNLLIDCQGNWGDPITGDAAAAPRYIEGRLSKFANDVVFNPDTTEWQLSYDGRNKEPVTFPIKFPLLLAQGAEGIAVGLATKIMPHNFIELIDGSIEVLRGGRPSLLPDFPTGGLADVSAYNEGMRGGKVKVRARIEERDKKTLAITEIPYGTTTGGLIDSVISANDKGKIKIKKIEDNTAAAVEVIVHLAPGISPDVTIDALYAFTDCEVSISPNTCVIRKEKPYFMSVNDILIENTKNTRALLKLELEIRLNELQEKIFFSSLLKIFIQEGMYKHPDYENSGNFEVVVDVLNRLFTPFFDQFYREILPEDYKKLIDKPMSSITRFDVKKADEQMKSLENEIKEVKHHLRHLTDYAIAWYERLKEKYAKGRERRTELRVFEKVEASQVALANVKLYVNRADGFIGTGLKKDEYIGDCSDIDDIITFLENGTCLVTKVQDKVFVGKDIIHVGVFKKGDERTVYNMVYRDAKTGVSYVKRFAILGVTRDKVYDLTKGSKGSKVLYFTANPNGEAEVVHVQLKSHSKLRKLQFDLDFADIAIKGRGSQGNIVSKYPIKKITFKAKGVSTLAGRKIWFDDVLKRLNVDGRGTYLGEFDGDDRILVVMPDGTYSLSSFELTNHFDPKMIRIEKYKPGHVYTAVHIDGKSGNYLVKRFAFENTPIGKSTSIINDEVGSKLVLLTNAGTPVVELKILKGKSRIQESFEQALEEIVDIKGMKAQGNRLSQHEIKKIKLLSAEEDLSKEIAKEEKTEEVSEVLDSQSDAGVKEKAGDGDQGSSELDQSKAPNKVDFEITNPDDIDMEDNGQQSLF from the coding sequence ATGAGCGAAGAATTAAACAATAACGAGCTTTCCGGCGATCAGCAAGATGAAGATTTAAGCCATAATCAGAGTACGCCTTTATCCGGACTGTACGAAAATTGGTTTTTAGACTACGCATCGTATGTCATATTGGATAGAGCAGTACCGCATATTAATGATGGTTTAAAACCCGTTCAACGACGTATTCTCCATTCATTGAAAGAGATGGACGACGGACGCTTTAACAAAGCCGCAAATGTCATAGGTAACACCATGAAATATCATCCACACGGAGATGCTTCCATCGGAGATGCCATGGTACAGATCGGACAGAAAAATTTATTGATAGATTGCCAAGGAAACTGGGGAGACCCAATTACGGGCGATGCAGCTGCGGCTCCACGGTATATCGAAGGACGCTTGAGCAAGTTTGCCAATGATGTAGTCTTTAACCCTGATACCACCGAATGGCAGTTAAGCTACGATGGACGGAACAAAGAGCCCGTCACCTTTCCCATAAAGTTTCCGTTGCTCTTGGCCCAGGGTGCCGAAGGCATAGCCGTAGGCCTGGCCACCAAGATCATGCCGCATAATTTTATTGAACTGATTGATGGTTCCATTGAAGTGTTACGAGGTGGACGGCCCAGCTTATTGCCAGACTTCCCTACAGGAGGTTTAGCCGATGTCTCCGCGTATAATGAAGGTATGCGTGGCGGAAAAGTGAAAGTGAGAGCTCGGATAGAAGAACGTGATAAGAAAACATTGGCTATTACGGAGATACCTTACGGTACCACTACCGGAGGCCTTATTGATAGCGTGATATCTGCGAATGATAAGGGTAAAATAAAAATTAAAAAAATAGAAGATAACACGGCGGCAGCTGTAGAAGTTATTGTTCACCTCGCTCCGGGAATTTCCCCTGACGTAACCATTGATGCTTTATACGCCTTTACAGATTGTGAGGTCTCCATCTCTCCAAATACCTGTGTAATCCGTAAAGAAAAGCCTTATTTTATGAGTGTAAACGATATACTTATCGAGAACACAAAGAATACAAGGGCTTTGTTAAAGCTAGAGCTCGAAATTCGCCTGAATGAACTGCAGGAAAAGATATTCTTTAGCTCATTGCTGAAAATATTTATTCAGGAAGGTATGTATAAGCATCCTGATTATGAAAATTCAGGGAATTTCGAGGTGGTCGTAGACGTATTAAATCGTTTATTTACACCGTTTTTCGATCAGTTCTATCGGGAGATCCTTCCGGAGGATTATAAGAAGCTTATCGACAAACCAATGAGCAGTATCACACGCTTTGATGTGAAGAAGGCAGATGAGCAGATGAAATCACTGGAAAACGAGATCAAGGAGGTAAAACATCACTTGAGGCATCTTACAGACTATGCAATCGCCTGGTACGAGAGACTAAAGGAAAAATATGCTAAAGGCCGCGAGCGTAGAACAGAATTAAGGGTCTTTGAGAAAGTGGAGGCGTCACAAGTTGCCCTCGCAAACGTCAAGTTATACGTAAACCGTGCGGACGGCTTTATCGGTACCGGCTTGAAAAAGGATGAGTATATAGGTGACTGTTCAGATATTGATGACATCATCACCTTCCTTGAGAATGGTACGTGCCTCGTTACCAAAGTGCAGGACAAGGTATTTGTTGGAAAAGATATTATCCATGTCGGCGTCTTTAAAAAAGGAGACGAACGTACCGTGTACAATATGGTTTACCGAGATGCCAAAACAGGTGTTTCTTACGTAAAACGCTTTGCTATTTTAGGGGTAACGCGAGATAAGGTATATGATCTTACAAAAGGTAGCAAAGGGTCAAAAGTGTTGTATTTCACTGCTAATCCAAATGGAGAAGCAGAGGTTGTTCATGTGCAGCTCAAATCGCACTCCAAGCTACGTAAGCTACAATTTGATCTTGATTTTGCCGATATAGCGATCAAGGGTAGAGGTTCACAGGGCAACATTGTTAGTAAATATCCTATCAAGAAAATAACGTTTAAGGCTAAAGGGGTGTCTACATTGGCAGGCCGTAAAATATGGTTCGATGATGTATTGAAGCGCTTAAATGTAGATGGTAGGGGAACCTACCTTGGAGAATTCGATGGAGACGATCGCATATTAGTTGTCATGCCAGACGGTACCTATAGCTTGAGCAGCTTTGAGCTCACCAACCATTTCGATCCAAAAATGATCCGGATCGAAAAATATAAACCAGGGCACGTGTATACGGCTGTACATATCGACGGAAAATCAGGCAATTATTTAGTGAAGCGTTTCGCTTTCGAGAATACACCGATAGGTAAAAGCACTTCTATCATCAATGATGAAGTGGGCTCAAAACTTGTTCTTCTCACAAATGCCGGTACCCCGGTTGTAGAGCTGAAAATTTTAAAAGGTAAAAGTAGAATACAAGAAAGTTTTGAACAAGCGCTCGAAGAAATTGTTGATATTAAAGGAATGAAGGCACAGGGCAATCGACTGAGCCAACACGAGATAAAAAAGATTA